A window of Kribbella amoyensis contains these coding sequences:
- a CDS encoding PQQ-dependent sugar dehydrogenase, translating into MKLAVAGTVATGIEVPWGLAFLPDRSALVTERDSGKVKRIANNQVTEVGTVDGVDPSSEGGLLGIAVDPQYPGRPYVYVYYSTGDDNRIARMTYQGNRLSDQQVILDGIPVAAVHNGGRLRFGPDGYLYVGTGDGREEPNSQNDDSLGGKILRITTDGKAAPGNPGNKLWFSKGHRNVQGLAFGGSQLYAAEFGQDTWDELNAITSGANYGWPAAEGVSNLDGMVDPIAQWKTDDASPSGIAFAQGHIFMAGLRGARLWAIPVENGKRTGEPQAFFTGEFGRLRTVETAPDGSLWLTTSNTDGRGDVRAGDDRILRITISR; encoded by the coding sequence GTGAAGCTCGCCGTGGCCGGGACCGTGGCTACTGGGATCGAGGTGCCGTGGGGGCTCGCGTTCCTCCCTGACCGGTCCGCGTTGGTGACTGAGCGGGACTCGGGGAAGGTCAAGCGGATCGCCAACAACCAGGTGACCGAGGTCGGCACGGTGGACGGGGTGGATCCGTCCAGCGAAGGCGGGCTCCTGGGTATCGCCGTGGACCCGCAGTACCCGGGTCGCCCCTACGTCTACGTGTACTACTCGACGGGTGACGACAACCGGATCGCGCGGATGACGTACCAGGGGAATCGGCTCAGTGATCAGCAGGTGATTCTCGACGGGATCCCGGTCGCGGCTGTGCACAACGGGGGCCGGCTTCGGTTCGGGCCGGACGGGTACTTGTACGTCGGTACCGGGGACGGCCGTGAGGAGCCGAACTCGCAGAACGACGACTCGCTCGGCGGGAAGATCCTGCGCATCACCACCGACGGCAAAGCGGCACCCGGAAACCCCGGCAACAAGCTGTGGTTCTCCAAGGGGCACCGCAACGTCCAGGGTCTCGCGTTCGGAGGGAGCCAGTTGTACGCGGCCGAGTTCGGGCAGGACACCTGGGACGAGCTGAACGCGATCACCAGCGGGGCGAACTACGGGTGGCCGGCGGCCGAAGGGGTGAGCAACCTCGACGGGATGGTCGATCCGATCGCGCAGTGGAAGACCGACGACGCGTCGCCGTCCGGGATCGCGTTTGCCCAGGGCCACATCTTCATGGCCGGGCTCCGGGGTGCGCGGTTGTGGGCGATCCCGGTCGAGAACGGGAAGCGCACCGGGGAGCCGCAGGCATTCTTCACCGGCGAGTTCGGGCGGCTGCGGACCGTGGAGACGGCGCCGGACGGGTCCCTGTGGCTGACCACCTCGAACACCGACGGCCGCGGGGACGTCCGCGCCGGCGACGACCGCATCCTCCGCATCACCATCAGCCGCTGA
- a CDS encoding FAD-binding oxidoreductase, which yields MPSTSGLASSVEHEQAVGMLRASYQRIPPGDPVRLAKRSSNLFRPRTAVDSPGLDVSGLTGVVAVDPVARTADVQGMCTYEDLVDATLPHGLVPMVVPQLRTITLGGAVTGLGIESSSYRAGLPHESVLELDILTGAGEVITARPTGEHADLFRTFPNSYGSLGYATRLRIELDRISPYVALRHVRTGLDELAPTIEEIIAAGTYDGAPVHFLDGVAFSPSEAYLTLGRNSDTAIRPSDYTGQQIFYRSIQQRPTDSLTAYDYLWRWDTDWFWCSRAFGAQVPWVRRVWPRRWRRSDVYYKIVAFENRHQVAAGINRRRGRPDRERVVQDVEIPADQLAGFLRWFDAEVGMRPVWLCPLRLRSDQAWPLYPLAPATTYVNVGFWGTVPIVPGASDGDVNRRIEAAVADFGGHKSLYSDAYYDRDTFDQLYNVPALTEVKHKYDPDARLTGLYEKAVTRR from the coding sequence GTGCCTTCGACATCGGGTCTGGCGTCGAGTGTGGAACACGAGCAGGCGGTCGGGATGCTCCGAGCGTCCTACCAGCGCATTCCCCCGGGCGATCCGGTCCGGCTGGCGAAGCGCAGCTCCAACCTCTTCCGGCCCCGGACCGCGGTGGACTCTCCCGGCCTCGACGTCTCCGGCCTGACCGGCGTCGTTGCCGTCGACCCCGTCGCCCGGACCGCCGACGTGCAAGGCATGTGTACGTACGAGGACCTGGTCGACGCGACGCTCCCGCACGGCCTGGTACCGATGGTGGTGCCCCAGCTCCGCACGATCACGCTCGGCGGCGCCGTGACCGGTCTGGGGATCGAGTCGTCGTCGTACCGGGCCGGGTTGCCGCACGAGTCGGTGCTCGAGCTGGACATCCTGACCGGCGCCGGCGAGGTGATCACGGCCCGGCCGACCGGCGAGCACGCGGACCTGTTCCGGACCTTCCCGAACTCGTACGGCTCCCTCGGGTACGCGACCCGGCTGCGGATCGAGCTGGACCGGATCTCGCCGTACGTCGCGCTCCGGCACGTCCGGACCGGGCTGGACGAGCTGGCGCCCACGATCGAGGAGATCATTGCCGCAGGCACCTATGACGGTGCGCCGGTGCACTTCCTCGACGGGGTCGCGTTCAGCCCGTCCGAGGCGTACCTGACCCTGGGCCGGAATAGCGACACCGCGATCCGTCCGAGCGACTACACCGGGCAGCAGATCTTCTACCGGTCGATCCAGCAGCGCCCGACCGATTCCCTCACCGCGTACGACTACCTGTGGCGCTGGGACACGGACTGGTTCTGGTGCTCCCGGGCGTTCGGCGCGCAGGTCCCCTGGGTCCGCCGGGTCTGGCCGCGGCGGTGGCGGCGCAGTGACGTGTACTACAAGATCGTCGCCTTCGAGAACCGTCATCAGGTTGCCGCCGGCATCAATCGTCGTCGCGGCCGGCCGGACCGGGAACGCGTCGTCCAGGACGTGGAGATCCCGGCGGATCAGCTGGCCGGGTTCCTGCGCTGGTTCGACGCCGAGGTGGGGATGCGGCCGGTCTGGCTGTGCCCGTTGCGGCTGCGCTCGGACCAGGCGTGGCCGCTGTACCCGCTGGCTCCCGCGACGACCTATGTGAACGTGGGCTTCTGGGGCACGGTACCGATCGTGCCCGGCGCCTCCGACGGTGACGTGAACCGGCGGATCGAGGCAGCTGTCGCCGACTTCGGCGGCCACAAGTCCCTGTACTCCGACGCCTACTACGACCGGGACACGTTCGACCAGCTGTACAACGTCCCGGCCCTCACCGAGGTGAAGCACAAGTACGACCCCGACGCCCGGCTCACCGGGCTCTACGAGAAGGCGGTGACGCGCCGATGA
- a CDS encoding WD40/YVTN/BNR-like repeat-containing protein, which produces MSETVLLIGTKKGLWIGRSDEARRLWTVEGPQFEMQGVYSVGIDTRGEQPRLFAGGTSEHWGPAVFHSDDLGKTWDEPPQGSIGFPADADASVERVWQIQPGPPDQPGVVYAGAQPSSLWKSTDGGVTFDLVRALWDHPHRQDWGAGFGGQAIHTVLPHPTDPDRMSVAMSTGGVYQTTDGGASWSPANHGIKAYFMPDPDPDFGQCVHKLAGHPDAPDRLFAQNHHGVYRSDDGGAIWKSIADGLPSDFGFPIAVHPHEPDTVYVFPLIADGNRIPTDASCRVFRSRDAGATWEPLTKGLPDVPSYAPVLRDALCVDQGTPAGVYLGTRDGCVYASPDAGDTWTEVARHLPDVLTVRAAVLP; this is translated from the coding sequence ATGTCCGAGACCGTACTGCTGATCGGCACCAAGAAGGGGCTCTGGATCGGCCGCAGCGACGAAGCTCGCCGGCTCTGGACTGTGGAGGGCCCGCAGTTCGAGATGCAGGGCGTCTACTCGGTCGGGATCGACACCCGGGGTGAGCAGCCGCGCCTGTTCGCCGGTGGGACCAGCGAGCACTGGGGTCCGGCCGTCTTCCACTCCGACGACCTCGGCAAGACCTGGGACGAGCCGCCGCAGGGTTCCATCGGCTTCCCCGCGGACGCGGACGCCTCGGTCGAGCGGGTCTGGCAGATCCAGCCGGGGCCACCGGACCAGCCAGGTGTCGTGTACGCGGGGGCGCAGCCGTCCTCGCTGTGGAAGTCGACCGACGGCGGCGTGACGTTCGACCTGGTCCGCGCGCTGTGGGACCACCCGCATCGGCAGGACTGGGGCGCCGGGTTCGGCGGCCAGGCGATCCACACCGTGCTGCCGCATCCGACCGACCCGGACCGGATGAGCGTGGCGATGTCGACCGGCGGCGTGTACCAGACCACCGACGGCGGCGCGTCCTGGTCGCCGGCGAACCACGGCATCAAGGCGTACTTCATGCCCGACCCCGACCCGGACTTCGGCCAGTGCGTGCACAAGCTCGCCGGCCACCCGGACGCCCCGGACCGGCTGTTCGCGCAGAACCACCACGGCGTGTACCGCTCGGACGACGGTGGCGCCATCTGGAAGTCGATCGCGGACGGGTTGCCGTCGGACTTCGGCTTCCCGATCGCGGTCCACCCGCACGAGCCAGACACCGTGTACGTCTTCCCGCTGATCGCCGACGGGAACCGCATCCCCACCGACGCGAGCTGCCGCGTGTTCCGGTCCCGCGACGCCGGAGCGACCTGGGAGCCGCTGACCAAGGGCCTGCCGGACGTCCCGTCGTACGCCCCGGTGCTGCGCGACGCGCTCTGTGTCGACCAGGGCACCCCGGCCGGCGTGTACCTCGGGACGCGGGACGGCTGTGTCTACGCGAGCCCCGACGCCGGCGACACCTGGACCGAGGTCGCACGGCACCTGCCGGACGTCCTCACCGTTCGCGCGGCCGTGCTGCCATGA
- a CDS encoding cyclopropane-fatty-acyl-phospholipid synthase family protein, with translation MAPDGLPFRFTAYDGSATGPADSPIHMHLATERGLSYILTAPGDLGMVRAYVMGDLEIEGIHPGNPYDLMKMILNQVHFERPTPAEALRIVRGLGWSHLKPPPPPPQEHLPKWRRTFEGLRHSRTRDRAAIHHHYDVSNAFYEYILGPSMTYTCAVFPTASASLEEAQYEKYDLVARKLDLKPGMRLLDVGCGWGGMVRHAAREYGVKALGVTLSSAQAEWAADAIKREGLDEVAEVRFSDYRDVTESDFDAISSIGLTEHIGVRNYPAYFGFLLDHLKPGGRLLNHMITRPDNRHRPTGAFIDRYIFPDGELIGSGRIIAEAQDAGFEVRHEENLREHYALTLAGWSRNLQANWDAAVAEVGFATAKIWGLYLAACQVGFERNNTQLHQILAVKLDDDHNAHFPLRPTWGS, from the coding sequence GTGGCGCCTGACGGACTCCCTTTCCGGTTCACGGCGTACGACGGCAGCGCGACCGGGCCGGCGGACTCCCCGATCCACATGCACCTCGCCACCGAGCGAGGTCTTTCGTACATCTTGACCGCGCCGGGCGACCTGGGGATGGTCCGGGCGTACGTGATGGGCGACCTGGAGATCGAGGGCATCCACCCCGGTAACCCGTACGACCTGATGAAGATGATCCTCAACCAGGTCCACTTCGAGCGCCCGACTCCCGCGGAGGCACTGCGCATCGTCCGCGGCCTCGGCTGGTCGCACCTCAAGCCACCGCCGCCCCCGCCGCAGGAGCACCTGCCGAAGTGGCGCCGGACGTTCGAGGGACTGCGGCACTCACGGACCCGGGACAGGGCCGCTATCCATCACCACTACGACGTGTCGAACGCCTTCTACGAGTACATCCTCGGCCCGTCGATGACGTACACGTGTGCCGTCTTCCCGACCGCCTCGGCTTCACTGGAAGAGGCGCAGTACGAGAAATACGACCTGGTCGCGCGCAAGCTGGACCTCAAACCCGGCATGCGGCTGCTCGACGTCGGCTGCGGCTGGGGCGGCATGGTCCGGCACGCGGCCCGCGAGTACGGGGTGAAGGCGCTCGGCGTGACCCTCTCGTCGGCACAGGCGGAGTGGGCCGCCGACGCGATCAAGCGCGAGGGCCTCGACGAGGTGGCCGAAGTCCGCTTCAGCGATTATCGCGACGTCACCGAGTCCGACTTCGACGCGATCAGCTCCATCGGCCTGACCGAGCACATCGGTGTCCGCAACTACCCGGCGTACTTCGGCTTCCTGCTGGACCACCTGAAACCGGGCGGCCGCCTGCTGAACCACATGATCACCAGGCCCGACAACCGCCACCGCCCCACCGGCGCCTTCATCGACCGCTACATCTTCCCCGACGGCGAACTCATCGGCTCCGGCCGGATCATCGCCGAGGCCCAGGACGCCGGCTTCGAGGTGAGGCACGAGGAGAACCTCCGCGAGCACTACGCCCTGACTCTGGCCGGCTGGTCCAGAAACCTCCAGGCCAACTGGGACGCGGCCGTCGCCGAAGTCGGCTTCGCCACCGCCAAGATCTGGGGCCTCTACCTAGCCGCCTGCCAAGTAGGTTTCGAAAGAAACAACACCCAACTCCACCAGATCCTCGCCGTAAAACTGGACGACGACCACAACGCCCATTTTCCTTTGCGCCCCACGTGGGGCAGCTGA
- the ilvD gene encoding dihydroxy-acid dehydratase encodes MSAQSEPDIKPRSRTVTDGLEATASRGMLRAVGMGDEDWAKPQIGVASSWNEITPCNLSLDRLAKAVKDGVHAASGYPLEFGTISVSDGISMGHVGMHYSLVSREIIADSVETVMEAERLDGSVLLAGCDKSLPGMLMAAARLDLASVFLYAGSIMPGRLGDKDVTVIDAFEAVGACVRGLITREEVDAVERAICPGEGACGGMYTANTMAAAAEALGMSLPGSAAPPAVDRRRDGYARRSGEAVVGLLRQGITARQILTKGAFENAIAVVMALGGSTNAVLHLLAIAREADVDLRLSDFNRIGDKVPHLGDLKPFGRYVMTDVDRVGGIPVVLRALLDAGLLNGDCLTVTGKTMAENLADIAPPDLDGVILRELDRPIHHTGGLTILHGSLAPEGAVVKSAGFDSDVFEGTARVFDGERGAMDAVEDGSMKAGDVVVIRYEGPKGGPGMREMLAVTGAIKGAGLGKDVLLLTDGRFSGGTTGLCVGHVAPEAVDGGPIAFVQDGDRITLDVKNRTLELHVEPEELERRRQGWSPKPPNITKGVLGKYTRLVRSASEGAVCI; translated from the coding sequence ATGTCTGCGCAGAGCGAACCCGACATCAAACCGCGGAGCCGGACGGTCACCGACGGGCTCGAGGCCACCGCTTCCCGGGGCATGCTCCGGGCGGTCGGGATGGGCGACGAGGACTGGGCCAAACCGCAGATCGGCGTCGCGTCCAGCTGGAACGAGATCACCCCGTGCAACCTGTCCCTCGACCGGCTCGCGAAGGCGGTCAAGGACGGCGTGCACGCGGCCAGTGGGTACCCGCTCGAGTTCGGCACGATCAGCGTGTCGGACGGCATCTCGATGGGCCACGTCGGCATGCACTACTCGCTGGTGAGCCGGGAGATCATCGCCGACTCGGTCGAGACGGTGATGGAGGCCGAGCGGCTCGACGGTTCCGTCCTGCTGGCCGGTTGTGACAAGTCGTTGCCCGGCATGCTGATGGCGGCCGCGCGTCTCGATCTGGCGAGCGTGTTCCTGTACGCCGGGTCGATCATGCCTGGCCGGTTGGGCGACAAGGACGTCACCGTCATCGACGCGTTCGAGGCGGTGGGAGCGTGTGTCCGCGGCCTGATCACCCGGGAGGAGGTCGACGCCGTCGAGCGGGCGATCTGTCCCGGTGAGGGCGCGTGCGGCGGGATGTACACGGCGAACACGATGGCCGCAGCCGCCGAGGCGCTCGGGATGTCGCTGCCCGGTTCGGCGGCGCCGCCCGCGGTCGACCGGCGCCGCGACGGGTACGCGCGCAGGTCGGGCGAGGCGGTCGTCGGCCTGCTCCGGCAGGGGATCACGGCGCGGCAGATCCTCACCAAGGGCGCCTTCGAGAACGCGATCGCCGTCGTGATGGCGCTCGGCGGTTCGACGAACGCGGTGCTGCACCTGCTCGCGATCGCCCGCGAGGCCGACGTCGATCTGCGGCTGTCCGACTTCAACCGGATCGGCGACAAGGTTCCGCACCTCGGCGACCTGAAGCCGTTCGGCCGGTACGTGATGACCGACGTCGACCGGGTCGGCGGGATCCCCGTGGTCCTGCGCGCCCTGCTCGACGCGGGCCTGCTGAACGGCGACTGCCTGACCGTCACCGGCAAGACGATGGCCGAGAACCTCGCCGACATCGCGCCACCGGACCTCGACGGCGTGATCCTCCGCGAGCTGGACCGGCCGATCCACCACACCGGCGGCCTGACGATCCTGCACGGCTCGCTGGCTCCGGAGGGCGCCGTGGTCAAGAGCGCGGGCTTCGACTCGGACGTGTTCGAGGGCACGGCCCGCGTGTTCGACGGCGAGCGCGGCGCGATGGACGCGGTCGAGGACGGGTCGATGAAGGCCGGCGACGTGGTGGTGATCCGGTACGAGGGGCCGAAGGGCGGTCCCGGGATGCGCGAGATGCTCGCCGTCACCGGGGCGATCAAGGGCGCCGGTCTCGGCAAGGACGTGCTGCTGCTCACCGACGGGCGCTTCTCCGGCGGTACGACGGGCCTGTGTGTCGGCCACGTCGCCCCGGAGGCCGTCGACGGCGGGCCGATCGCGTTCGTCCAGGACGGTGACCGGATCACCCTGGACGTGAAGAACCGGACCTTGGAACTGCACGTGGAGCCCGAGGAGCTCGAGCGCCGCCGGCAGGGCTGGTCCCCGAAGCCGCCGAACATCACCAAGGGCGTGCTCGGCAAGTACACCCGGCTGGTCCGCTCGGCGTCCGAAGGCGCGGTCTGCATCTGA
- a CDS encoding 2-hydroxyacid dehydrogenase, which produces MADAVKTWLPWEDPDSFLGGVPVGLDTEYYAGGDRPASLDQVEFYVPDYMGKSEVVEIVAEMPSLKVVQTQTAGYENFEKHLPEGVTLCNARGVHDASTAELAVALTLAMYRRLPRAVQNQEQGLWPAEPGLDDSLADRTVLILGYGSIGEALERRLAGFECEVIRVARRAREGVSPITDLPALLPRADVVVLLTPATPQTRGLVDAEFLGRLKDGALLVNVARGVIVDTDALLAELTTGRLRAALDVTHPEPLPAGHPLWSAPNVLINPHRGGASTAFAPRVARLVKAQLERYAKGEPLINVVAGPQR; this is translated from the coding sequence ATGGCTGATGCGGTGAAGACGTGGCTGCCGTGGGAGGACCCGGACAGCTTCCTCGGCGGGGTTCCGGTGGGACTCGACACGGAGTACTACGCGGGCGGTGACCGGCCGGCGTCGCTGGACCAGGTCGAGTTCTACGTCCCCGACTACATGGGCAAGTCGGAGGTCGTCGAGATCGTCGCGGAGATGCCGTCGCTCAAGGTGGTGCAGACCCAGACCGCGGGGTACGAGAACTTCGAGAAGCACCTGCCCGAGGGCGTGACGCTGTGCAACGCCCGCGGCGTCCACGACGCGTCGACCGCCGAGTTGGCCGTGGCGCTGACGCTGGCGATGTACCGCCGCCTGCCGCGCGCCGTGCAAAACCAGGAGCAGGGGCTGTGGCCGGCCGAGCCCGGGCTGGACGACTCGCTCGCGGACCGGACGGTCCTGATCCTCGGGTACGGCTCGATCGGTGAGGCGCTGGAGCGGCGGCTGGCCGGGTTCGAGTGCGAGGTCATCCGCGTCGCCCGGCGGGCCCGCGAGGGGGTCTCGCCGATCACCGACCTGCCCGCGTTGCTCCCGCGCGCCGACGTGGTCGTCCTGCTGACTCCGGCGACTCCGCAGACCCGGGGGCTGGTGGATGCCGAGTTCCTCGGCCGGCTGAAGGACGGGGCGCTGCTGGTCAACGTCGCTCGCGGTGTCATCGTCGACACGGACGCGCTGCTGGCGGAGCTGACGACCGGCCGGCTCCGGGCCGCGCTGGACGTGACCCACCCCGAACCGTTGCCGGCCGGGCACCCGTTATGGTCCGCGCCGAACGTGCTGATCAACCCGCATCGCGGCGGCGCCTCGACCGCGTTCGCGCCACGGGTCGCCCGGCTGGTGAAGGCCCAGCTGGAGCGGTACGCGAAGGGTGAGCCGCTGATCAACGTGGTGGCCGGCCCGCAACGGTAG
- a CDS encoding DUF4240 domain-containing protein — protein sequence MTAFWRIVGSNSVRSASEVQSALEQVSGQLRELDPDGLVQFEGKLREAPHTIDRRELAEIPVSLAGGLELPQTSDHFLYARCACILSGQDAYDAVLLAASEFSRFVRPYAQAAEELLYLASGTYEKKVGEESSLKAMFPLESTSNVQGWTE from the coding sequence ATGACCGCTTTCTGGCGCATCGTCGGATCGAACTCCGTGCGGTCGGCCAGTGAGGTGCAGTCGGCCCTTGAGCAGGTCTCCGGGCAACTTCGCGAGCTGGATCCGGACGGTCTGGTCCAGTTCGAGGGGAAGCTCCGCGAGGCTCCTCATACGATCGACAGGCGGGAACTCGCTGAGATCCCGGTGTCATTGGCGGGTGGACTGGAACTGCCTCAAACCAGCGATCACTTCCTGTACGCGCGTTGTGCCTGCATTCTGTCCGGCCAGGACGCCTACGACGCCGTTCTGCTGGCCGCGTCAGAGTTCTCCCGGTTCGTCCGGCCGTACGCCCAGGCCGCGGAAGAACTTCTCTATCTGGCCTCCGGGACATACGAGAAGAAGGTCGGCGAAGAATCGAGCTTGAAGGCAATGTTTCCTCTTGAGTCGACATCGAATGTCCAAGGCTGGACCGAGTAG
- a CDS encoding ubiquitin-like small modifier protein 1, producing the protein MTVAVKIPTVLRPFAGGAECVRLDLDGDATVGAVFAQLEQDHPALRRRLTDDQGELRRHVNVFLAGDNIRDLKGLHTPLPDGAELLILPSVAGG; encoded by the coding sequence ATGACCGTCGCCGTCAAGATCCCGACCGTCCTGCGACCGTTCGCCGGCGGCGCCGAGTGCGTGCGACTGGACCTGGACGGCGACGCGACGGTGGGAGCGGTCTTCGCCCAGCTCGAGCAGGACCACCCGGCCCTCCGCCGACGCCTCACCGACGACCAAGGCGAACTCCGCCGCCACGTCAACGTCTTCCTCGCAGGCGACAACATCCGCGATCTGAAAGGCCTCCACACCCCACTCCCCGACGGCGCCGAACTGCTGATCCTCCCCAGCGTGGCAGGCGGCTGA
- a CDS encoding acetolactate synthase large subunit, with product MSEQLTGAQALIRALEHAGVDTVFGIPGGAILPAYDPMLDSTQIRHILVRHEQGAGHAAQGYAAATGKTGVCMATSGPGATNLVTPIADAYMDSVPLVAITGQVASAAIGTDAFQEADIRGITMPITKHNFLVNDPNEIASTIAEAFHIANTGRPGPVLVDVTKDAMQAKVDFQWPTELSLPGYRPVTRPHPKQVREAARLIVAAEKPVLYVGGGVIRAQAEAELKELAELLGIPVVTTLMARGALPDTHELHFGMPGMHGSVSAVGALQRSDLLITLGARFDDRVTGNLDSFAPEAKVIHADIDPAEIGKNRAADVPIVGDCKEVISDLIAALRTEIGAAGSTPSYDAWRKQLDTVKAKYPLGYEEPADGTLSPQYVIQRIGQLAGPDAIYTAGVGQHQMWSAHFLPFEKPRHWLNSGGLGTMGYSVPAAMGAKVARPENTVWAIDGDGCFQMTNQELVTCALEGIPIKVAVINNQSLGMVRQWQTLFYDKRYSNTDLHSTRIPDFAKLAEAMGCVGLRCSDKDSVDATIEKAMAVTDAPVVVDFVVHRDAMVWPMVAAGVSNDEIQIARDMAPTWDSEEL from the coding sequence ATGAGTGAGCAGCTGACCGGGGCACAGGCTCTGATCCGCGCACTGGAACATGCCGGAGTGGACACCGTCTTCGGCATCCCGGGCGGGGCGATCCTCCCGGCGTACGACCCGATGCTCGACTCGACCCAGATCCGCCACATCCTGGTACGTCACGAGCAGGGCGCCGGCCACGCCGCCCAGGGCTACGCCGCGGCCACCGGCAAGACCGGCGTCTGCATGGCGACCTCGGGCCCGGGCGCGACCAACCTGGTCACCCCGATCGCGGACGCCTACATGGACTCGGTGCCGCTGGTCGCGATCACCGGTCAGGTCGCCAGCGCGGCGATCGGCACGGACGCGTTCCAGGAGGCCGACATCCGCGGCATCACGATGCCGATCACCAAGCACAACTTCCTGGTGAACGACCCGAACGAGATCGCCAGCACGATCGCCGAGGCGTTCCACATCGCCAACACCGGCCGGCCCGGTCCGGTCCTGGTGGACGTGACCAAGGACGCGATGCAGGCCAAGGTCGACTTCCAGTGGCCGACCGAGCTGTCGCTGCCCGGTTACCGCCCGGTGACCCGCCCGCACCCCAAGCAGGTGCGCGAGGCGGCCCGGCTGATCGTCGCGGCCGAGAAGCCGGTCCTGTACGTCGGCGGCGGCGTGATCCGGGCCCAGGCGGAGGCCGAACTGAAGGAGCTCGCCGAGCTGCTCGGGATCCCGGTCGTCACCACCCTGATGGCTCGCGGCGCGCTGCCCGACACGCACGAGCTGCACTTCGGTATGCCGGGGATGCACGGCTCGGTCTCCGCGGTCGGCGCCCTGCAGCGGTCCGACCTGCTGATCACGCTGGGCGCCCGCTTCGACGACCGGGTGACCGGCAATCTCGACTCGTTCGCGCCCGAGGCGAAGGTGATCCACGCCGACATCGACCCGGCCGAGATCGGCAAGAACCGGGCCGCCGACGTGCCGATCGTCGGCGACTGCAAGGAGGTCATCTCCGACCTGATCGCCGCCCTGCGGACCGAGATCGGCGCGGCCGGCAGCACCCCGTCGTACGACGCCTGGCGCAAGCAGCTGGACACGGTGAAGGCCAAGTACCCACTCGGGTACGAGGAGCCGGCCGACGGCACGCTGTCCCCGCAGTACGTGATCCAGCGGATCGGTCAGCTGGCCGGCCCGGACGCGATCTACACCGCGGGCGTCGGCCAGCACCAGATGTGGTCCGCGCACTTCCTGCCGTTCGAGAAGCCGCGGCACTGGCTGAACTCCGGCGGTCTCGGCACGATGGGGTACTCGGTGCCGGCCGCGATGGGCGCCAAGGTGGCCCGGCCGGAGAACACGGTGTGGGCGATCGACGGCGACGGCTGCTTCCAGATGACCAACCAGGAGCTGGTCACCTGTGCGCTGGAGGGCATCCCGATCAAGGTCGCGGTGATCAACAACCAGTCGCTCGGCATGGTCCGGCAGTGGCAGACGCTGTTCTACGACAAGCGGTACTCCAACACCGACCTGCACTCGACCCGGATCCCGGACTTCGCCAAGCTGGCCGAGGCGATGGGCTGTGTCGGGCTGCGCTGCTCGGACAAGGACTCCGTGGACGCGACGATCGAGAAGGCGATGGCCGTCACCGACGCGCCGGTCGTGGTCGACTTCGTCGTGCACCGCGACGCGATGGTCTGGCCGATGGTTGCCGCCGGCGTCAGCAACGACGAGATCCAGATCGCCCGCGACATGGCCCCCACGTGGGACTCCGAGGAGCTGTGA